The genomic segment TATTGAAGAAAAATTTGCACCCCCTGCTTTAAGTAATGCATCAAATGAATATGTACCAAAAACAAGGGAAGGATAGCCTTTAACTTCTCCTTCATTAATGAACCCCCCTCTTCCAACAGTCAAAATAGAACCATTCTTTTCAGCATTAATTATTCCCTTATTTACAATCCCCTTTTTATTGTTTACTCCAAGATTTACAAGTGTGATATTATAACCATTCAGTTGAATTGAAGCACCTTTTTCTATTGTAAGAGTTCCGTCTATAAATACATCTGAAGTAAGTTTAGGGTAATTAAGTTTTCCGGAAGGTATAAGAACATCATTATTATCGTTTTTATCAGGGACTTTTTTCATTGACCAGTTTTCCTTATCAAACCAGTCAGAACTTTTTCCTTCCCATAGATTTGTATCAGAAAACAATAAAAAAGAAGAAAAGAGAAAAAACTCTATTATTGTAGATAAAAATATTTTTTTCATTATTTACCTCCAATTTTTGATTTCTCAATATCCTGCCAATTTTTGTCCAAAGTAAGGAACAAGATTTGCAGGATTTTCAAGAAAACCTTTTGGGAATGAACCTGCATTTCCTCCTGCAAATAAAACATTCGTATTATTTCCGTGAAGATACATTATCTGGCTTAAACTATAAACATGGTCGCAAGTCCCTTCAAGAAAAAGAATATGAGTTGTAGGGTCTGGTACATGTCCGAGTTTCTGTCCATTATAAACACGGTTACCATACCCAGAAGGAAATCCTCCTGTTATTCTATTGAAGCAATATATCCTTTTAATTTTAACATTCGTAAAGGGGAAACAACTATATGTTGCATCAGGTGCACCTGAAAGTCCAACAGCAGGACAGACATATAATTCAGGAGTTACTGTTGTTCCTTGTTTCCATCCAACATATGGCAGTAAAAGAGAAAGATGATTGTTATAAGCCCTGCCTGAGTCATCTCCATTCATATAAGGTATACAATCATCATAATCATTTGCATACATACGAACAGCAAG from the bacterium genome contains:
- a CDS encoding type II secretion system protein, producing MKRNGFTLVELLVVIAIMAILATLILPQLAKARIRAQQAACISNLKQLGLAVRMYANDYDDCIPYMNGDDSGRAYNNHLSLLLPYVGWKQGTTVTPELYVCPAVGLSGAPDATYSCFPFTNVKIKRIYCFNRITGGFPSGYGNRVYNGQKLGHVPDPTTHILFLEGTCDHVYSLSQIMYLHGNNTNVLFAGGNAGSFPKGFLENPANLVPYFGQKLAGY